CGAGACGGTGAGCTCCGTCGTGAGCGTCTTCACGAACATCGTGTACGCCGTCGTTATCGTGCCCTTCGTCACGTTTTTCCTGCTCAAAGACGAGCTCAGGATCCGGCGGAGCCTCCTGCACCTCGTGCCCAACCGGTATTTCGAAGTAACGCTATCCATCCTTGCGAAGGTGGAGCTAAATATTGGCCGCTACTTCCGGGCCCTGCTCGTGCAGGGGACGACCATCGCGGTCATCGCGTCCACGCTCCTGTGGATTGTGGGCCTGCGGGGCGCCATCGCCATCGGGATCTTTACCGGCCTGGCCAACACGATCCCGTACTTTGGGCCTTTTCTGGGCTTCCTGGCGGGCACGCTCGTGGGCATCGCCCAGACGGGGGACGTGTCATTGGTGCCAGGGGTGGCCCTCGCCATGGCCCTCACGCAACTGGCCGACAACGTACTGCTCCAGCCCCTCATCTTCTCGCGGGCCGCACAGACCCATCCGCTCGTCATTCTCTTCGTGGTGCTGGCGGGCGCCCAGTTGGGGGGCATCCTGGGGATGCTGATGGCGATTCCCCTGACCACGACGCTGCGCGTGATTGTGGGGCAACTGCTCTGGAGTCTTCGCAACTACCGGATTCTGCGGGCGGGGTAGATCTCCCGAGACGGCCTGTCGAGGATCGAAGATTCCCCCGAGACGTTTTTCGGACTCTCGCTTTTCCCTTCCTCCCCACTCACCGCTTCCGTTATGCCCCGCTCGACCGCCGTGCCCACGCGCTCTGATCCCGCTGTGTACGACGACGAAGACCTTGATGCTGCGGTGGCGGCCGTCCGGGAGCACGTCGGCTGGGCCCCCGAGATGGCGCTTATTTTGGGATCGGGGCTCGGGCGCCTGGCGGAGGCGGCGGACGAGACGACGGTCGTGCCCGCCGCCGAGATTCCGGGCTACCCCGAGTCGACCGTAGAGGGGCACAGCGGGACACTCGTGTTTGGGGCCCTGGAGGATACCCGCGTGGTCTTTGTACAGGGGCGGGTGCACCTCTACGAGGGGTACCCGGTGCAGCAGATCGCGATGCCGGTGCGGCTCGTGCACGCCCTGGGGGCCGATCGCATGCTCGTCACCAACTCGGCCGGCGGCATCAACCGCACCTTCGACCCAGGCACGCTCATGTTCATCACGGGCCACCTCAACATGGCGTTCGCCAGTCCGGGGGTCGGGGCAGGGGCGGCGCCGGCACGTCAGCGACCGGAGGAGGATCGGGTTCCCTTCTACGACCAGGGGTGGACAAACCGGGCCGAGAAAGTGGCCCTCGATCTGGAACTGGATGCGCGGCGAGGCACTTACGCCTGGACCCTGGGGCCGAGCTACGAGACGAAGGCGGAGGTGCGGGCGCTGGAGCACCTAGGCGCCGACGCAGTGGGGATGAGCACGGTGCCGGAGGTGATTCAGGCGCACCAGCTGGGGATGACGGTCCTCGGCCTGTCGACGATCACGAACCCGGCCGCGGGCCTGGCCGCCGGGGCGCTCGACCACGACGAGGTGCTGGAGGTCAGTGAGCGCGTGCGAGGGGATCTCATGAAACTGGTCCGGGGCATCGTGCGCGTGGCAGATGTGTAGAGACGTCCCCATGGCTGGCGTCCCGCTTGCCCGAATTGGAACCGCCTCTTATGCTGGGGGGCGGAGGGCTGCCTCGTACCGATCGAGCTCCGTCTGAAGCCGTTCACGCATTGCCGGGAGGCGTGGATCGTCGTGGTGGGTAGACGCCTCCAGGACGGCCGCGTGAAACCACTGTTGTGCCTCGGCGTCGCCGCTGAGGGCCGAGAAGATATCCTCGTCCGCCTCCAGGCTCTGCGTGATGGACCACAGGTTGTGGATCTTGTCGGCCAGGCTGATGGCGGCGGCCTCTGGGCGGCCCGTGCGGATGCCATCGAGATAGTCTTCCTTGCGGGTGCGCCAGGGCCGCATCTGCCCGTCGTCGTCCAGCTTCTGCTCGGAGACCTGAACCACGAGCCGGGCGACGTCCGCCCCCACGGCGTCACGAAGCTGCTTGCGGCGCAGCCGCTGGCCGTGCTGGTTCATATCCTCAATTGCGTCGTGCAGGTAGGCGGCGGCCACGGTCGCTTCGCCCCATCCCGCCCGGCGCACAATCGAGGCCACGGCAGCGAGGTGCGCAATGACGGGGATTTGAATGTCCTCGCCCTCGGGCACCTCGAACGCTGGCTCGCGCCAGACGCCCTTTCGGTAGGTGCCGTCGTGCCACTGGGCTGAGAGCTCGATGGCGTGTTCGATGAGCGGGCTGAAGAGAACCTCTGGGGACGGGCTGTCCTCCATGACAGGGCTCAGCGGGCATTTTTGATGTAGTCGACGGACGTCCGCGATGGACGCTAAGTCCTCTACAGTTCCACGACCTGATGGGCAGAGGTGTCGGTATGAAGCGCGTGCCGCAGGTCGTCGAGCAAGGTGGGACTGTACTTGTTGAGGTAGTACAGCACGTTGATCGTGCGTTCCTGAAGCGCCCCGTTTGGACGGAGGTTCGTGTGGGCCTTTTTGAGCTGCGACCGAACCTCATCCTGCTGGCGTTTCTCGGCCCGGACGACCTTTTGCTTCAGCGACTCCATCTCGTCCATGATTGCCGACCGTGCCGCCTCGGTCGAGGCGCCGAGCGTCCGGTCCACAGCCTCCACTTCGGGCTTTAGGGCATTGAGGGTCTGGTGAAGCTGTGGCAGGGCCTCCGAGAAGAGGGCGTCCACGTCGACCTCCATCGTGTCGATGACCACGTCCTGAAAGAGCGGCTCCAGGTCGTCGTGGAAGTCCGACACCGACAGGCCGTACTTGTCGAGGACCTTCTGCACCTTGCCCTCTACCAGGGACACGCTCGCCCGCGGGTGAATGAGGGGCATGTCGAGGTCCGCCCACTCGTAGACCCCGCCGTACTGAGCGAAGTAGGACACCTCGCCCGGACCCGCAACGTACGCGGCGGTGGGCAAGAGGTGGTCCTGCATCAGCGGACGCAGGACGACGTTGGGACTGAAGCGTTCGGGCGTCTCGTCCAGACGACTAATCAGCTCGGAGCGCGAGAATGTCCGGTCCGTGCCGCGGAGCCGAAAGGTGTTTTCGTCCTCTAGGTCGATTGCCCAGCGGCTGTCGTCGCCGAGCCAGAAGAGGTTGGTCGGGCGGGCGTTGACCTGTGCGTGGTAGCCCCGATCCTGGAGCGCCCGGCTGGCCGCGTCCACCTGGGCGACGGAGGCCTGCGGGTCTTCCAGTTCGCGACGGAAGAGGGGGCGAGTCAGCGCCTTGAGGCGTGCATCGTCGGGATTCATGAACACGAGCCCGTCGTCCTCGAAGAAGGAGCAGATCAGCCGGGTGAAGGCATCCTCGAGGCGGGTGCCGGGCCTGTAGGCGGCCCGCACATGCTCCATCACGGCCGGCTTGAAGTCGGAGGGCGGCAGGGCCTCATCGAGCTGGTCGACCACCTCGTGAACCTCGTCGGTCAGGGCGAGTCGCCCGACCGCGCCGGGATTGGCGTCTATGTCGGGTTGGTAGGAGAGGGGATCAACCTTGTTGCGCCGGAGGACGTGCGCCGTGGCAATCTCCTCAAAGTCGTGGTCTTCGCCCTCCACCCAGAAGACCGGGACGACGGGGCGCCCCGTCTGGTCGGCCCACTCCTCAATCAACTGGAGCGTAGTGATGGTTTTGTAGATGGTGTAGAGCGGCCCCGTAAACAGCCCCACCTGCTGGCCCGTCACCACGGCGATGCTGTCCGGGTCCCGCAGGGTCTCGATGTGGGAGCGGGTGCTTTCGTCGAGGCCCCAGCGCTCGTTCTGGTCGAGCAGCGTGTCGGCGAGCACGTCGCGGTCGGCAGGGCGCTCGGCCGCCGTCGTGGCCGCCGCCTGGCGGGCCGTTCGGGATTGCCAGTCGCCCGGATAAAAGTCCGCCACCGCGTCGAAATCGGTGCAGTAGTCGATGAATAGGTCGGGGAAGGCGCCGAGGGCAGCGGGCGAGGTGCGGTGCGCAGCGCTCTCGGTGAGGGACGTCATGCGGGCAGTAGGAAGTGGTGGAAAGAGTGAGGCAGCCCGTTGGGGGTATGGGACCGTCGCGGTGATTTGGGGAACCCCGAGACAGACGGCAACGGACAATAAAAAAGGCGAAGCCGCGGGCACGAGTCCCGCAAGGCTTCGCCAGGATCGAGAGTCCGATCAAGAGCCGCTAGTTCTGATTCTGCTGCTGCTCCTGCTCCAGGCGCTGGATTTCGTCGCGGAGCTCGGCGGCCCGTTCGTAGTCCTCCTCCTTCACGGCCTCCTCAAGCTGTTTCTGCATCTGTTCGAGTTCAGTCCCCTCTTCCTCCTCCGAAGCAGATGTCTCTTCGGCCTGCTCGGCGAGCGAAGAAATGTCCGACTCGTCTTCGGCGACGATGCCGGCCTCGTCCAGTACCGCGGGGGCGACGAAAATGGGTGCGTCTACGCGCACGGCGAGCGCCACGGCGTCGCTGGGGCGGGAGTCAAGCTGGTGTTCTTCTCCGTCGTGGCGGTATCGGATCTTGGCGAAGAAGGTGCCTTCGCGAAGTTCGTCGATCACGACCTCGTCCACGTCTACGTCTACAGCCTCAAACGTGTCGCGCAGCAGGTCGTGTGTCATGGGGCGCGGCGGCTGAATCTTCTCCAGCTCCAGTGCGATCGCCTGGGCCTCAAACGCACCAATGATGATTGGCAGACGGCGGTTGCCCTCAACCTCTCCGAGCACGAGCGCATAGGCCCCTCCGCTGGAAGGGCTCGTGGAGAGACCAATGATATCTACCCGAGTAAAATCCATCGCGAGCTCAGTGAATTCAGAGAAAGTGCTCAATGCCCGAGAGTGAAGCGGCGGTCCTTCTCGTCGACCAGCAGAACGAAGTTACTTTCCAGATACAGCACCCACCTCTTTAAGCGAGACATCCAACGCGTCCAGAAACGCGTTGTTCTCCTCCTCGGTCCCTGCACTGACGCGCAGATACCCCTCCAGCTCCGGATACCCGCCCATGTTGCGGACGAGAACGCCGCGGTCTGCCAGGCGATCCTGCAGCGTGTCGGCCGGCACCGGAGTGGTGAAGACGACAAAATTCGCCTGTGACGGCACCACCTCGACCGTGTCCATGGCCTGCAGGGCCTCGGTGAGCATCGTAATCGAGGCCTCGATGCGCGACACGCGATCCTCAATCAAGTCTGGCCGCCGGAGCACCGCCAGGGCCGTCTGCTCGGCAAACCGATCCACCATGAAGGGCAGACGCGCCTTCATGAGCTCCGTCACTACGGTGGGATGGGCGAGAAGATACCCGAGGCGCGCGCCCGCCAACCCGAACCCCTTCGAGAGGGTGCGGAGAATCAGCACGTTGGGGTGCCGCTCGAGTAGTTCGATGGCGGTGCCTTCTGGGTTGAACTCGACGTACGCCTCGTCGATCACCACGAACCCGGAGCTTGCCGTGACGACCCGCTCAAGCTCGTCGAGCGTCATGGCCAGCCCCGTGGGGTTGTTGGGGGTGGTGAGAATCGTCAGAACGGCGTCGGTCTCTGCCGCGGCCGTGGCGAGGGCGTCCGTGTCGAACCCGAAGTCGTCCTGGGGCGGCACGATGGTAAGGTCGGCCTCCTGCAGGCGCATCACCTTCTCGTAGAGAGAGAACATCGGACGGGGCAAAACCACCGGGTCGCCCGGGTCCAGGAAGGCGAGGCCGAAGGTGTAGGTGATTTCGTTGGAGCCGTTGCCGATGAGAACCTGATCGGGATCGACGCCGTCGTACTCGGCGAGCGCGTGGCGCAGCTCCTCCGGCTGTTCAGAGGGATACCGGTTCATCTCTACCTGCGCGTGCGCGTCCAGGAGCTCCTGCTTGAGGCCCTCCGGCAGGTCGAACGGGCTCTCATTCTGGTTGAGCTTTACGTCAATCCCCTCCGGCATGTCCACAATGTACTCGCTCCGTTCCCGCACGGCGGGCCGGATGTGTTGGAGCACGTCGTCGAGAGGGGGAGAGTCGGTGTCAACGGCCATGGGCCCGGCGGGGCGTATCGAAGGGAAAAGTCGAGTAGTGTACACGAAAGGTACCAGCGGGCGAACACAATGTCTCCGGGGTCACGGCTTTTTCGAACCCGATCCGTCGTTGCGATCGAGCCGTGCCCGGATCGCCTCGGCGTGGGCCTGCAGGTCTTCGGCCTCCGCGATGGTCGCGATCTTCGGTCCGGTCTCGTCCAGTCGGTCCTTGGTGTAGGAAAGGACGGACTGCGTGCGCACGAAGTCGTCGACCCCAAGGGCGGAAGCATGGCGGGCCGTGCCGCCCGTGGGCAGCACGTGGTTGGGTCCCGCAAAATAGTCGCCCACGGGCTCGGACGAGTACTCGCCCAGAAAAATGGCCCCGGCGTGGCGGATGTGGGTCATGGTCTGCCAGGGGTCGTCCACGTGCAGCTCCAGGTGCTCCACGGCGAGGTCGTTCATCAGGTCAATGGCCGCGTCCATCGTGTCGGGCACGACGCACGCCCCGTAGTCGGTCAGGGCCTGCTCAATCACGTCGGCGCGGTGGAGGCCGGGCACCATCGCCTCTACGTGGTCCTGCACCGCCTCGGCCAGGGGCCGGTGGGGCGTGATGAGGACTGCGGAGGCCCGCTCGTCGTGCTCGGCCTGGGAGAGCAGGTCGGCGGCCACGAATTCCGGGTCGGCCGTGGCGTCGGCCAGCACGCCGATCTCACTGGGGCCGGCCACCGAGTCGATCCCTACGCGCCCAAACACCTTCTTTTTCGCGGCGGCCACGTACGCGTTGCCCGGGCCCACGATCGTGTCGACCGCCGGCACCGACTTGGTCCCGTACGCGAGTGCCCCGACGGCCTGTGCGCCTCCAACGGCGTAGATGTGGTCCAGGCCGAGAAGGGCGGCGGTGGCGAGGACGAGCGGGTGAGGCCGCCCATCGTCCTGCGGGGGGGAGACGAGGTGGATCTCGTTGACGCCCGCGACCTGTGCAGGGAGTGCATTCATGAGCAGACTCGACGGATAGAAGGCCGTGCCGCCCGGCACGTACAGCCCGGCCCGCTCCATCGGCACCACACGCTGTCCCAAGATCACCCCGTCCCCGTCGTCGGTGAACCAGGACTCGTCCAGCTGCTTGTCGTGGAAGTGGCGAATGTTGGCCGCGGCCTCCTCAAGCGCGTCGCGCAGGTCGTCGTCGAGCGCGTCGACCGCACCGTCGAGCACCGAGGCCGGAACCTTGACCGGGTCGGGGCGCACCCCGTCGTACTTTTCGGTCAGCTCGATGAGCGCGTCGTCGCCCTCCGCACGAATCCGCGCCAGGATGTCCTCGACGGTGGCGTCCACCGCGTCGCTGAAGGTGCCGCCCCGGCTCACGATGGCGTCGAGGCGAGCGGTGTCGTCGGGCGTGATTAGGGGAATCATAGACGTGGAGATGCACGAAGTAAACGAGATAGGACGGATAGATCTATTTTCGAACCGGGGGAATGTTTTGGGGCGGACGTTGAAAGGTTGGAACGCCCGCAGCGGAGGCATGCATCGAGGGGGAGTCAATGCCCCAGCGGAACCGAAACGTCCGGTGCACGCGCAGCGTTTGCCAGTGTGATATGCCCGATGTTAAAACTGCCTCCCATACCGTTGGCACCGCCGAAGACCGCGTGGACCTCAAGACGATGGGCCGTGCGGGGCTGAAGGACTTCGTGGCCGACCACGGCGTGCCTCCCTACCGCGGCGACCAGCTCTTCAACTGGATCTACGGGAAGGGGGTCTCCGACTTCGAGCGGATGTCGAACCTCCCCAAGCGGATGCGCCGCGGCCTGCAGCGAGACGCGACGGTCGAAGACATTGAGATCGTGGAGCAGCAGCAGGCGGCCGATCAGACCGTGAAGGCCCTCTTCGAGCTGCCCTCGGGGCGGGAGGCCGAGACGGTGCTCATCCCTGCCATCGACGAGCGGGGCGAGGCGCGGCGCCTCACGGTGTGTGTGTCGAGCGAGGTCGGCTGCGCGATGGGGTGCGAGTTCTGCGCCACCGGCCTGATGGGCTTCCGCGAGAACCTCACGCCCGGGGCCATCTTCGACCAGGTGTGGCACATGAACGAGGTCGCCCACGAACGCTTCGGGCGGCCCGTGACCAACATCGTATTCATGGGGATGGGAGAGCCGCTCCTCAACTACGACGCGGTGCTCGACAGCATTTCCATTCTGACCGACGAGGACAGCCTCAACCTCTCGGCCCAGAAGATTACAGTGTCCACCGTCGGCCTCGCGCGCCGCATCAAGGACCTGGCCGACGACCAGCTGCGCACCAACCTAGCCGTCTCCCTGCACGCGCCGGACAACGAAACGCGCAGCACCATCATGCCGGTGAACGAGGCGGAGAAGACAAGCCTCCCGGCGTTGAAGGAGGCGCTCCAGTACTACTCTGAGACGACTGGTCGCCAGATCACGTACGAGTACTGCCTCTTCAGGGGCGTAAACGACAGTGAGGAGGACGCGCGAAACCTCGCCGAAATTACGCGCTGGGCCCCGAGCAAGGTGAACCTGCTCATGTACAACCCGGTCGAGGGCCTCAACTTCGAGCGCACCTCCGAGGAGCAGCTCGACCGGTTCGTGCAGGTGCTGGTGCAGGAGGGCGTGACCGTGACGGTGCGGCGCAGCCGAGGGCAGGACATCGACGCTGCGTGCGGGCAGCTCGCCAATGAAGAGGACGCGTAAGGGGAACGAGGAAGAGAATCGTCCCCGGATGAGTCTGTATCCCGACGACAGGCGCGCGCCCCTCGTGCTCTGATTGCCGTCGGCGGGCGTGCACCAATCATCCGTTTGCTTATGCCTGTCTCTGATTATGGCCTATTCCTCTTCTGATGCCCCCGACTGGCTCACCCGTCTCGTCCAGGGGCTCCTCGGCATCCTCGGCTTCTACGCCGCCGTCCGACTCTTGCCGCGTGTGCTGAAGAGCATGACGCGCCGCTTCCTGTTCGGGCTCGTCGGGGAAATCCTGCTCGTGGCCCTCGGCCTCTTCCTCACCCGCCGGGCCACAGACCGCCCCGATTCCCAAGACCCCGTCCCCGCGGAAAAGCGAAAGTGAGCTAGACCGTGGGGAAGAGACACGTCCCGCGACGGAGACGCTGCTTCGCGACGGACCGATCTGTGGGGGAGACCCGCCCTCCGAACAATCATCCATTGATTCCGCCACCGCCCATGTTTGAAGAAACGGGCTTTCGATCTGATCAGCTCGGCGTCATCACGCACGGGTCGCTGAATGAGGGCATCGAAATGAAGCTCGACTCGGCGGAGTCCGTGGAGGACGTGGTGGCCGGAACGTTCGTCGTGATTCAGGGGGCGAAGCACGACTTCTTCTGCATGATCACGGACATCGAGATTGAGGCGGCCAACGAGCAGATTCTGCTTAACCCGCCCGGCCCGTCCGACGACCTGCTGCGCGAGGTGATGCAGGGGTCTGGCACCTACGTGACCGTGCAGCTGAAGCCGATGCTCATGATGCCGAATACCGACCATCCGGAGCTGACGGACGAGGAACCGGCGTCGGTGAAAACCATCCCCACGCACTTCTCGCCGGTGGCGCCGGCGGAGGCCGACGACGTGGCCCGCGTCTTCGGGGACGAGACGTGGGAAGGGGGCGACACGTACTTTCACGTGGGCCACCCCATCGGGATGGAGGAGACCCCGGTGTGCATCGACCTCGCAAAGTTTGCTGAGCGCTCGAATGCCATCTTCGGCAAGACGGGCACCGGAAAGACCTTCCTCACGCGGTTGCTGCTGGCGGGAACGATCGTGACGGGGCGGGCCGTCAACCTGGTGTTCGATATGCACTCCGAGTACGGCTACGGCAGTCAGGCGGAGGGGGCGGACGGACAAGGACAGTTCGTAAAAGGACTGCGCGATCTTTTCCCGAGTAAAGTGAGCCTCTTCTCACTTGACCCCTCCACCACCCGCCAGCGGGGGCACACGCCGGACTACGAGGTGCACCTGCACGCCGATCAGATTCAGCCAGCCGACATCCTGCCGCTGCGCGATACCCTTAACCTCAACGCCACCGCCGCCGAGAGCAGCTATCTCCTCAAAAATCAGTACGGCGACCGGTGGCTCACGACACTTCTGGAGGCGCAGAGCGGCGACGACTTCGAGCAGCTGGCCGACGAGACCGGCGCTCACAAAAGCTCGATTGAGGCGCTGCGGCGCAAACTCGCGCCCTTCCAGGAGTATGACTTCTTCACCACCGAGCCCTCGCCGGAAGACTACGATGTCCTCGATGCCCTTCTCGAAACTCTAGATTCGGGCACGTCGGTGGTTCTCGAGTTTGGGCAGTACGACGATCTGCGCGTCTATCTGCTGGTCGCCAACGCCCTCACGCGCCGCATCCGGCGGGCCTACGAGGAGAAAACAAATCGCTACCGCCAGACGCAGAACGAGGGGGACAAGCCGCAGCCCCTCATGATCACGATCGAGGAGGCGCACAAATTCCTCTCGCCGGACATTGCGCACGAGACGCCGTTCGGCAAGATTGCGCGCGAGATGCGGAAGTTCTTCGTGAGCCTGCTGGTGGTGGACCAGCGGCCCAGCGCGATCGACGAAGAGGTGCTCAGCCAAATTGGCACCAAGATGGTTGCCAAACTGAGCGACGACAAGGACATTGGCGCGGCCCTCGTGGGCACGAGCGATGCGTCGTCCCTCCGCGAAATCCTCGCTTCGCTCGACGCCAAGCAGCAGGCTC
This window of the Salinibacter grassmerensis genome carries:
- the hisD gene encoding histidinol dehydrogenase, whose translation is MIPLITPDDTARLDAIVSRGGTFSDAVDATVEDILARIRAEGDDALIELTEKYDGVRPDPVKVPASVLDGAVDALDDDLRDALEEAAANIRHFHDKQLDESWFTDDGDGVILGQRVVPMERAGLYVPGGTAFYPSSLLMNALPAQVAGVNEIHLVSPPQDDGRPHPLVLATAALLGLDHIYAVGGAQAVGALAYGTKSVPAVDTIVGPGNAYVAAAKKKVFGRVGIDSVAGPSEIGVLADATADPEFVAADLLSQAEHDERASAVLITPHRPLAEAVQDHVEAMVPGLHRADVIEQALTDYGACVVPDTMDAAIDLMNDLAVEHLELHVDDPWQTMTHIRHAGAIFLGEYSSEPVGDYFAGPNHVLPTGGTARHASALGVDDFVRTQSVLSYTKDRLDETGPKIATIAEAEDLQAHAEAIRARLDRNDGSGSKKP
- a CDS encoding purine-nucleoside phosphorylase, which translates into the protein MPRSTAVPTRSDPAVYDDEDLDAAVAAVREHVGWAPEMALILGSGLGRLAEAADETTVVPAAEIPGYPESTVEGHSGTLVFGALEDTRVVFVQGRVHLYEGYPVQQIAMPVRLVHALGADRMLVTNSAGGINRTFDPGTLMFITGHLNMAFASPGVGAGAAPARQRPEEDRVPFYDQGWTNRAEKVALDLELDARRGTYAWTLGPSYETKAEVRALEHLGADAVGMSTVPEVIQAHQLGMTVLGLSTITNPAAGLAAGALDHDEVLEVSERVRGDLMKLVRGIVRVADV
- the hisC gene encoding histidinol-phosphate transaminase; amino-acid sequence: MAVDTDSPPLDDVLQHIRPAVRERSEYIVDMPEGIDVKLNQNESPFDLPEGLKQELLDAHAQVEMNRYPSEQPEELRHALAEYDGVDPDQVLIGNGSNEITYTFGLAFLDPGDPVVLPRPMFSLYEKVMRLQEADLTIVPPQDDFGFDTDALATAAAETDAVLTILTTPNNPTGLAMTLDELERVVTASSGFVVIDEAYVEFNPEGTAIELLERHPNVLILRTLSKGFGLAGARLGYLLAHPTVVTELMKARLPFMVDRFAEQTALAVLRRPDLIEDRVSRIEASITMLTEALQAMDTVEVVPSQANFVVFTTPVPADTLQDRLADRGVLVRNMGGYPELEGYLRVSAGTEEENNAFLDALDVSLKEVGAVSGK
- the bshC gene encoding bacillithiol biosynthesis cysteine-adding enzyme BshC; this translates as MTSLTESAAHRTSPAALGAFPDLFIDYCTDFDAVADFYPGDWQSRTARQAAATTAAERPADRDVLADTLLDQNERWGLDESTRSHIETLRDPDSIAVVTGQQVGLFTGPLYTIYKTITTLQLIEEWADQTGRPVVPVFWVEGEDHDFEEIATAHVLRRNKVDPLSYQPDIDANPGAVGRLALTDEVHEVVDQLDEALPPSDFKPAVMEHVRAAYRPGTRLEDAFTRLICSFFEDDGLVFMNPDDARLKALTRPLFRRELEDPQASVAQVDAASRALQDRGYHAQVNARPTNLFWLGDDSRWAIDLEDENTFRLRGTDRTFSRSELISRLDETPERFSPNVVLRPLMQDHLLPTAAYVAGPGEVSYFAQYGGVYEWADLDMPLIHPRASVSLVEGKVQKVLDKYGLSVSDFHDDLEPLFQDVVIDTMEVDVDALFSEALPQLHQTLNALKPEVEAVDRTLGASTEAARSAIMDEMESLKQKVVRAEKRQQDEVRSQLKKAHTNLRPNGALQERTINVLYYLNKYSPTLLDDLRHALHTDTSAHQVVEL
- the rlmN gene encoding 23S rRNA (adenine(2503)-C(2))-methyltransferase RlmN, encoding MPDVKTASHTVGTAEDRVDLKTMGRAGLKDFVADHGVPPYRGDQLFNWIYGKGVSDFERMSNLPKRMRRGLQRDATVEDIEIVEQQQAADQTVKALFELPSGREAETVLIPAIDERGEARRLTVCVSSEVGCAMGCEFCATGLMGFRENLTPGAIFDQVWHMNEVAHERFGRPVTNIVFMGMGEPLLNYDAVLDSISILTDEDSLNLSAQKITVSTVGLARRIKDLADDQLRTNLAVSLHAPDNETRSTIMPVNEAEKTSLPALKEALQYYSETTGRQITYEYCLFRGVNDSEEDARNLAEITRWAPSKVNLLMYNPVEGLNFERTSEEQLDRFVQVLVQEGVTVTVRRSRGQDIDAACGQLANEEDA
- a CDS encoding bifunctional nuclease family protein, translated to MDFTRVDIIGLSTSPSSGGAYALVLGEVEGNRRLPIIIGAFEAQAIALELEKIQPPRPMTHDLLRDTFEAVDVDVDEVVIDELREGTFFAKIRYRHDGEEHQLDSRPSDAVALAVRVDAPIFVAPAVLDEAGIVAEDESDISSLAEQAEETSASEEEEGTELEQMQKQLEEAVKEEDYERAAELRDEIQRLEQEQQQNQN
- a CDS encoding HD domain-containing protein — protein: MEDSPSPEVLFSPLIEHAIELSAQWHDGTYRKGVWREPAFEVPEGEDIQIPVIAHLAAVASIVRRAGWGEATVAAAYLHDAIEDMNQHGQRLRRKQLRDAVGADVARLVVQVSEQKLDDDGQMRPWRTRKEDYLDGIRTGRPEAAAISLADKIHNLWSITQSLEADEDIFSALSGDAEAQQWFHAAVLEASTHHDDPRLPAMRERLQTELDRYEAALRPPA
- a CDS encoding AI-2E family transporter, translating into MPDGSDPSSSSPGEPPAPDDGDPSPSEKAPALQNRTSTAPRRNQAREQMPRLPDGSPSTFTFDRVVRFLLGAAAVVSVGWTLWYFAGIVLYLIVGGLLAYLLRPPVDYIQGLGIGRVPAILVAFAVFLGVIVVVVTSVVPFITRQVQDLSQLITVDTAAYVANLIQAQVQGVIPLEQGVLEENVRQAAESLMRGDLVEGQQVAETVSSVVSVFTNIVYAVVIVPFVTFFLLKDELRIRRSLLHLVPNRYFEVTLSILAKVELNIGRYFRALLVQGTTIAVIASTLLWIVGLRGAIAIGIFTGLANTIPYFGPFLGFLAGTLVGIAQTGDVSLVPGVALAMALTQLADNVLLQPLIFSRAAQTHPLVILFVVLAGAQLGGILGMLMAIPLTTTLRVIVGQLLWSLRNYRILRAG
- a CDS encoding ATP-binding protein yields the protein MFEETGFRSDQLGVITHGSLNEGIEMKLDSAESVEDVVAGTFVVIQGAKHDFFCMITDIEIEAANEQILLNPPGPSDDLLREVMQGSGTYVTVQLKPMLMMPNTDHPELTDEEPASVKTIPTHFSPVAPAEADDVARVFGDETWEGGDTYFHVGHPIGMEETPVCIDLAKFAERSNAIFGKTGTGKTFLTRLLLAGTIVTGRAVNLVFDMHSEYGYGSQAEGADGQGQFVKGLRDLFPSKVSLFSLDPSTTRQRGHTPDYEVHLHADQIQPADILPLRDTLNLNATAAESSYLLKNQYGDRWLTTLLEAQSGDDFEQLADETGAHKSSIEALRRKLAPFQEYDFFTTEPSPEDYDVLDALLETLDSGTSVVLEFGQYDDLRVYLLVANALTRRIRRAYEEKTNRYRQTQNEGDKPQPLMITIEEAHKFLSPDIAHETPFGKIAREMRKFFVSLLVVDQRPSAIDEEVLSQIGTKMVAKLSDDKDIGAALVGTSDASSLREILASLDAKQQALLLGHAVPMPIVVKTRTYDQDFYDALRSHPAASSVDGAADPDEEMEDLFY